GCCCAGCCGGTACCGTCCGGGGTTTGCTGCTGCTTGAAGACCGACACTTTCACGCCGTCAGCCCGTAGCCGCGTATCGAGAATGTAGATCGTCATCTTAAACCGTTCGGCGGGGGCTTCAGGCGCCGTGTACCAGTCAGTGATAATGACGCCGCCGAAAGGATCCGCTGAGGCGAGCGGCATGAAGGAGGTGGTGTCGAGCGAGGCGCGCCACAGGAAGCTGTTGACGCCGATGCCGTTGCCATTGCCGCCGTCACCGCCGGAGCCCAGCGAGAACAGGCCGCCTTCGCCGAAAATGCCGGGCTCGGTCACCGCGCGGCTGTTGCCAAAGGGGTCGCTCTTGCCGCCGGGCTTTTCGGTCGGATAGCGCTGTTCGCCCTCGGAGCCGGCGCAGGCGGCGATGCCGAGCGTCAGGACACAGGTGACGGCAAGTGAGACTAGCTTTTTCAAGGGACTGCCTATCCGACATTAAGTGAAGGGGCGGGCCGGCGGGCACCGGAAAACCCGTGTCTTGCTTATAGCGAGCCGCATACCGCGGGGGCAAGAGGCGCGCCGGTTGGCCCGGGCGCATTAAGCATGCCCGGCCTTTGAGGCTACTTGGTCTCCGCCCGTCGGCCAGGTTCAGACGGAGCCACGGCGGGGTGCCCACCCATTGCGGTTTTTGTGCAACACACCGGGTGGCGGATGTGTCGGATCGTGCTTCTGCAACGTGCTGGGTGGTACTTGATGGGACAGTGGGATCATCGGTCCAGGGGCGGGTTTGCGGGAATTTCACGCCTCCGGACCCAATTTTGGTAACGGACCGTTAGGGAAATGTGGCGGCTCTGCCACAGGAGGCCGTTTCCGCGCGCAACAGGCGTCCGGACAGCTTGACGGTGGGCCCGCAATGTCAGAGTTTCCCAGTCGAGCATGGGGGGCGAGCTTCGTCCCGTTTGGGCATGTTCTTGTGCTCTGTAAGCACACCTCTTTTTGAATGTGAGGGACAGATGAAGAAGCTTCTTGGAACTACCGCCCTGGTGGCCGCCGCTTTCGCGACCGCGCCTGCCATGGCTGCTGATAAGATCAAGATGAAGGTCGGCGGTTACTTCGTCGGCGCCATCGCCGCTGTTTTCGATGCTGATCTGGGTGCCGGTGGCGCCACTGATGAGCGCACCATCCGCTTCGCCCGCGAAGCGGAAATCCACTTCAAGGGTTCCACGACCCTCGACAATGGCGTTGAAGTGGGTGTGAAGTTCGAGCTCGAAGGTGGCGACGACCAGTCAGGTGCTGGTTCACCCAATGCCGCTGCCACGTTCGATAACCTCGACGAAGCCTATATCTGGGTTGAAGGTGCGTTCGGTGAATTCCAGTTCGGTGACCAGGACGGTGTCGGCGACCAGATGCCGATCGTTGCTCCGTCTCCGTTCCTGGAGCACTTTGCCAACGACACCGATCTCGACCCGATCGGCGGCGTGTTCGACGGTGGCATCAACACCGTTCCGGATTTCTCCGGCGACTCGACGAAGATCATCTACTTCACCCCGCGTCTCGCTGGCTTCCAGGCCGGCCTGTCGTTCGCTCCGGAGCGTTCCGAGCTGTCGGGTGACGAGACCTACTCCGACGCCATCTCTGGCGACGACACCTACGAAAACATCTTCGAAGCCGGCCTGACCTGGGAATACGGCTTCAACGGTGTGGACCTCGGTGCCTCCTTCGTTTACGTGACCGCCGAAGACAATGGCATTGGCGTAAACGACGTTGACGACTGGGCCGTTGGTGCGTCTGTCGGCTTCGCCGGCTTCACCGTGGGCGGTGCCTACGGCGAGAAGGAATCCGCTTCCTCCGGTAACGAAGAGTACAAGGCCTGGGACATCGGCGTCACCTACGGCACCGGTCCGTGGACCTTCGGTGTTGAATACGCCGCTGCCGACCGTGACGAGAACAACGCTCTCCTCGGTGTGCAGGAAATCGACGACACCGCCATCATCGGTGGCGTGGCCTACTCCCTCGGCGGTGGTGCCAACGTGTCTCTCGGTTACAAGTACGGCGAAGGCGATGCCAACAACCGCGAAGGTTCGGCTCTCTTCACCGAATTCGGCGTGAAGTTCTAAGCTTCACACCATTTGGTTACGGGAAGGGCGGGTCTTCGGACCCGCCCTTTTCTTTTGCCTGACCGGACCCCAGACGGGATGTCCGGCTGAGGCCTGATCAGGGCTGAAATCTGATCCCGGCCACCCCAACAAGGTTCGGCCAGCTGCCTGCGCAGGCCATGGCGTGCCGGGCATTGCCTGTGTGAATGCCACCAAGAGCATAGGCGGGCAGCGGTGCGACTTCTTGCAGGAGTTTCGACAGACCGAGGGGCCCCAGCGTGTGTGCGCCGGGATGGCTTTTCGTCTCAAAAACGGGTGACAGGGTCACAGCGTCCGCAACCAGAGGGCCGGACATGACTGCACGGGCTGCCGCCGAAGAATGGACAGCCGTCGTGACCCGCAAGCCTCCGGCGCGTGCCTTCCGTATCTGCCCCCTCCGCCCTCGCCATAGGCCTTCGGGCACATGGACACCGAAGGCGTTGACCTCAAGGGCCAGGTCGACGTCCCCACCGATCAGTAGTCGCAGGGATTGCTTGCGGCAGATCCTGGCCAGATCCTTGGCCAGTGCGGCCCGGTCCGGATGATCGTAGTCCCTCAGGCATAGGATCGATCCTGCGGGGATAAGATGGGCCAGATCTGCTGCCAGTCCCTGGGCCATCTCGTCGGTCATCACCCATAGCGGCGGCCAATTCCGGCTGACGGCTGTGTGCGCGCGATGCCGGGCGGCGATGCTTGCCACCGCATGGAGAGCAGCTTTAGTGTTTCGCCCCATGAGCACCGATCCCAAGACGTCCGCCGCAGGCGGGCTGGACATTGTCCGTACACAAATCGCCAAGGCCGCATTGCGTGCCGGGCGGTCTGCGAACGATATTACGCTTGTGGCTGTCAGCAAAACCTTCCCGGTAGAGCACATTCGTCCGGTTCTGGAAGCAGGCCAGCGTGTGTTCGGCGAGAACCGGGTTCAGGACGCGCAGCAGAAATGGCCGACGCTCCGCAACGACTGTCCTGATGCCCACGTTCATCTGATCGGACCGCTTCAAAGCAACAAGGCCAAGGACGCGGTGGCGCTGTTTGACGCCATTCATTCGGTGGACCGGCCCAAGATCGCGCGCGTTCTTGCCGAAGAGATGGACCGGCAGGACCGGCGCCCGGATGTCTTCCTGCAGATCAATACCGGTGAAGAGCCACAGAAGGCCGGCATGCTTCCGGCGGACGCGGATGATTTCATCCAGTCCTGTGTCGAGGAGCATGGGCTCCCGGTGCGGGGCCTCATGTGCATTCCACCTGCGGATGAGAATCCGGCGCTACATTTCGCGCTTCTGGCAAAGATCGCGGCCCGGAACGGGCTGAACGGCCTGAGCATGGGCATGAGCGGAGACTTCGAGACAGCCATCGAGCAGGGCGCGACCCATGTGCGCGTCGGCAGTGCCATCTTTGGTTCCCGCGGCTGAGTACGCCTCTCTTACCCCTTCGGCGGGTGAATGGTGATGGTGCTCCGTCGATCTGCCAGGGCCAGAACCCGATTGAGGTCATCCGGGCTGAGTGCCACGCAGCCGAGCGTCGGCCGGAAGTCTTCGCGCGCCACATGCATGAAAATTGCGCTGCCGAGACCGGGGGTGACCGGGTCATCATTGTGACCCAGCACCACGATGGTGTCATAAAGGCGGTCCTTGCGGCGCAGCTTTTCGCAGCTTGCCGGATAGGGCAGCCGGACCGGGCGATTATAGGCTGGATCACCGGGTGCATCGCACCATCCATCGCGGGGGCCTATGGGGACGCAGGATAACTCCGTATCCGGATGATCGCGCCTGTCGGGGCGGTAGAGGATGCGGCGCAGCGGGTAGCTGCCTGCGGGTGTCGCCCCGTCTCCTTCCACGCCGTTGACGACGATGCCGTTGCGTCCCAGCGCACAGGGCAGCACAAGCTGCCCGATGGTCAGGACACCATGATGCGGCTTTGGGCCACGCTGGCGAACGTCAATTCTCATGGGACCAATCTAGCATGGGGGCCGCGCAGCAGTGCCACTGGCCTCACAGCCCTCAGGCATCCGGCCGCAAGGACGTGTCCCGGGCAGCATGATCCTGCCCGGTGCTCTCAGCCGCTGTGCCGAAGCTTTCCATCAGGGCGTCAAAAGCTGCGGGGGACAGGTTGGGGACAGGTGCCCCGCCCAACGCTGATGCCTGGGGCGGCCGGGCGGGTCCGGCACTGGATGCCTGTGCCTTGGACTGAAGGGCTGCCTGGCGCGCGGCGGCGGCCTGCACGGCGGCCACTTCATCGGCCACGCGGGCAGAGGCGCCATTGGCCTGTGCGGCAGGCTCATCCTGCGGCGGTGCATCGCCGGACTCCGCGAGCAGGGTGTCTGTGCCCTTTGCCGGATCATCGTCGCCGAACAAAGCGGTCATGACATGGCCACCGATGTCGTCGCCGGAAAACTCCTCGATGGCCACATCAAGAAGTGAGCCTGCAAGGCCGAGCACGCCGCCGAACAGGGCGCCACCGGCGACCTTGGCGGGGGCGCTGATTTCGTCATCTGTCAGGTGACGATAAATGTTGGAGACGACAGGCAAGTGGTGCAGCGGGTTGATGACGTCAAGAAAGTCATCAAAGGACAAGCCATCACCCTCGTCGTCAGACAGGCTGGCGGTGGTTATGGGTGTGTCAGGGCCTGAGCCGTCCGCGGATGCCGTCCGGGTCTGCTCAGCAACATGACGGGCGAAGTCACCCTGGGCTGCCATGCGGTCATCCAGTGCGCGCCCGAAGCGGTGGGTGCGCTCCGGCAGCGGTGCGGCAATTGGTTCCGGTGAGGCGGCTGTGAGGACGGCTGCGGACATCTAATTCTCCTTTGGACAGATGTCTGCAAGGCCGGGGCCACCGGCAATCTCATATATTTCAACCACTTAGCGTTGCGCCATGGCACGTCGGCAGGCAAAATCTGCCGGGTGGGCGGCATGATCGGACACAGGGCTTCGCTCACGCATCGTTGACGTGTAGGTGAAGGACTGTGTGTGGCGGAGTTGCAGGGCCAACCTCTACATAACCCACACGGAAAGGGCCGCTCCTCCCCGTGGATGTGTTGGGGTGGCTTTCAGGTGATCACCCGGCCGGGACGGAGACTGTCCGTATACGGCCTGATAAGCGGCGGGGGCCACTTATGAGCAATATCCGAAAGATCCTGCTGGTCGATGATGACGACGCCCTGCGCGACTCGCTGGCCGAGCAGCTCGATCTGCATCAGGAATTCGAAGTCACCAGCTGCGACAAGGGCGCGGACGCGGTGAAGCTGGCCAAGGACGCGCACGTGGACCTCATCCTGCTGGATGTGGGCTTGCCGGATATGGACGGGCGTGAAGTCTGTCGTCTGCTGCGTAGCCAGGGCGTGAAGTGCCCGATCGTCATGCTTACCGGGCATGATTCCGATGCCGATACGATTCTGGGCCTCGACTCCGGCGCCAATGACTATGTCACCAAGCCGTTCCGCTTTGGTGTGTTGCTGGCGCGGATCCGCGCCCAGTTGCGGCAGCATGAGCAGAGCGAGGACGCCGTCTTCAAGATCGGTCCCTATACCTTCAAGCCCGCAGCCAAGCTGCTGCTGGAGGAGGAGGCCAACAAGAAGGTGCGGCTGACCGAGAAGGAAACCTCGATCCTCAAATATCTCTACCGCTCAGGTGACCGGGTGGTGGGCCGCGACGTGTTGCTGCACGAAGTCTGGGGTTACAATGCGGGTGTCACCACCCACACGCTTGAGACCCATATCTATCGCCTGCGTCAGAAGATCGAGGCCGACCCGTCCAACGCGGAAATCCTCGTGACCGAGACCGGCGGGTATCGCCTGGTGCCGTGAGGCAGCGAAGCAGGCACATGTCCCTTCTGCAATGAAAAAGGCGGCGCCCCTTGGGGGTGCCGCCTTTTTGCGATGCCGAGCGGCCTGTGGTGTCAGGCCTTGATCTCTGCGGGCGCCTTGGCGCGGGTCGTCAGTGTAATAATGATCAGGATCGACAGCATCAGCGGTGCGCCGGCAAGGGCGGCGAAGAAGAACACCATCGGGCTGATGAGCAGGGCGGCGAGCGCCAGCATCAGCACGGCATTGATCATGATGAGAAGAAGGGTATTTGGATTGGTCATGAGGTGAGCTCCTGGCTGCTACTCTTCACTGCGTGTGCTCCCCCACAACGCGGAGTGTATATGCCCCTCCAGGCTCCGCACCGGTAGTGACATGGCGCCGCATGCGCGCTTTTGCGCACCACTGAGGCGGGTCTCTCCGGCGTTAATACTCAATAGGGGTGCAGGGTTTGCGGAAGGCAGGGAATGGGCGAAGGCATGTCACCTGAGGAACGGCTGATCCGCTTCATGCTGGGTCACATGGCAGCCGGGATCGCCGCCGGGCTGGTCTTTGGCGGGGCTCTCATCGCCACCAATGTGGCCGGACTGAAAGACCTTCTTTTCGCTTCAAGGGACGGATGGCTGTTTGCCATCCTGTTCTTCATGGGCCTGTCTGTCACCTTCGGCAGCCTGGCCATGGGGGTGGCCATCATGCTGGACAAGACGCCGCGGGACTGACCTCAGTCGCACGGCCACATGATGGGATAGCCGTCGGCGAATTCCTGCGGCATGCGGCAGGCCCGGCCGGTCGACAGCTTGATGATTGCAAAGCCTGTCCGGGCGCGGGCGAGGGTGCGGCCTGACGCCTCGTCGCGGATCTGGAAGCGGCGGCTCAGGCGCAGCCGCCGGTCATTGGATGATACCCAGGTTGCCACAAGGGCGGTTTCGCCCGGCATGGCGGAGCTGATGTAATCGATCTCGTGGCGGACCACGACCACGCCGGCATCGAGCCTGCGGTAGCTGTCGAAATCAAGGCCGAGGGATTTTGAATGCGCCCAGGCACCGTCATTGATCCAACGGACATAGACGGCGTTGTTCACATGGCCGAAATCATCGATGTCCGCGTCTGTCACCTTGAAGGGGGTCACGAAGGGGTCCGGGTGATCCCACTCATGCTCGGCCATGTCGTATTCCTTTCCGGCGGTCGCCCTGTGGCGGCTCCTGCTTGCCACAGCGGGGCCGGTTTGTCACAAAATGAGGCCATGACAGACAGCATCTCCGCCAACGGAAGGCCTGCCGCGCTGCCGCTCGAAGAGCTGGTGGCGGCGCTGGCCCGTTCGCCCCTTTTCGCGGCGGTTGAATTGCCGCAATTGCGGCTCCTGGCCTTCTCGGCAGAAGAACGCCGCTACGAGGCGGGCGTACGAATTGCCGGGCCTGATGCTGTGGATGCGCCGGCCTTTCTCATCAGCGCGGGCCGCGTGCGGTTCGACCCGGCCCGGGACGGGCGGCAGGAAGCCGGGCCCGGGGCTCTGATCAATGCGGCCGGGGCGATGAGCCACGCGCCGCTCACCTACACGATCACCGCCCATGTAGACGTCCGGCTGTTGCTGATCACCCCGCAGCTGGTTGCCCGGCTGATCGGCGAATACCCGGAAATGGGCCGCGCCATGCTGCGCTCCCTCGGACAGGATCTGCGCGGTCTTGCGCGGCAGTTGCGGGCTGAGACAGCTTCTGCGACGTCTGCGGCAGCGGGCACAGCTTTGGGCGCGGCGTCCAATCCGCAGCCCGGCGCAGGCAGCCGGTAGCCTGCGCCCACGCTTTTGAAACCAACGAGATCAATCAAGGAGACGACCATGGCAAGCGCGCGTGAGACGGGAGAGTGGCCTCCCAACATCAAGGCGATCTTCAAGCGGCCAGCACCGGCGAGTGCCTATCTGGGGCTTGAGGTGGTGGACTGCGATGTGGAGGCCGGCACGGTCGAGCTTGCGTTCAATGCGTCCGACCAGCTCTGCAATCTGTGGGGCGGCATTCATGGCGGCATGGTGGCGGCGATGATGGACGACATCCTCGCCATCGCTGTCGGCCTGACGCTCGAATGGGGGCAGATTTCCCCGACGCTGGAAATGAAAGTGTCGATGCTGTCGGTCGCCAAGCCGGGGCGGCTTACGGGCCGCGGGCGTGTGCTGCGGCGGGGCAAGTCCGTCGTTTTTGTCGAGGGCGAATTGCTGGACGCGGAGGGCACGCTGCTCGCCAAGGGCTCCAGCACCTGCACGCTGGTGACGCTTAAGAAGAAAGACGACCGGGCGGCTGACAAGAAGGCGGGCAACAAGGCGGGCAAGAAGGATGGTGCGGCGGAGACCGCCGCCTGATTTTCTCTACAGCGCGAATTCGGCAATGACGGGTGCGTGGTCAGAGGGTTTTTCCCAGCTGCGCGCATCCGTCAGTGTCTGAACGCTCTTCGCCGCCCCGTCCAGGGCCTGGCTTGCCCAGATATGGTCCAGCCTGCGGCCGCGATTGGAGGCGGCCCAGTCCTTCGAGCGGTAGCTCCACCAGGAGAAGAGTTTCTCGTCGGCCGGGGTGAAGAGCCGGGGCACGTCGATCCAGTCATGGGCGGCCAGCACCTGTTCAAAGCGCTCGACTTCTACCGGGGTATGGCTGACGACCTTCAGCAGCTGCTTGTGGGACCAGACATCGTGCTCGAGCGGGGCGACATTGAGATCGCCGACCACCACGCGGGGTGTTGTCGTCTTCTGCTTCGCCTTGCCGAACCAGTCGGCCATCTCGTCGAGGAACTGGAGCTTGTGGGCGAACTTCTCGTTCACCTCAGGGTCCGGCTCGTCGCCGCCTGCGGGGACGTAGAAATTGTGGATCTCCACGCCCTTGGCTGTTGCCTGGATGTGGCGGCAATCCTCCTTGCCGCAGAAGCGTTTCACCGAGGCATTTTCCAGCGGCACGCGGGAGAGGATGGCGACGCCGTGATAGCCCTTCTGGCCACTCTTGACGATGTGCTCATACCCCGCAGCCTTGATTGCCTTTTCGGGAAAGAGATCGTCCGGGCACTTGGTTTCCTGCAGGCACAGCACGTCGGGTGCGTGCTCGTCCAGCAGCCGCGTCACGTGATTGATCCGCAGGCGGACGGAATTGATGTTCCAGGTGGCAACCTTGAGGGTGGCGGATTTGGGCATGGGGCTGTGTCCCGGAGACTAAAACAGGTTGAAACTGAGGCCGGCGATGCCGATCGGCCAGCGGCCGCCTTCAAACAGCCGGAACCGAAGGGCGAAGGGGTGATCTTCCTCGGCCTCGGCGGCGAGCACGAGGGCTGCCTGGTGGCAGGCCTGGATGGCGCTGCCCACGGCGAGGTCGCGGAGTTCATCGGGCCGCTCGTCCCAGATGGCCAGGGCTTCGTCCACCGAGGTGGTGATGGGCTCATGCACCGTGGCGGCGACATGGGTGAGGGCCACCTGCAAGGCGTCCTCGCTGAGACGGTCGAGCGCGTCCATGGTGAGGGCGGCGCGGAGCTGCTCTTCCATTTCCCAGGCGGCGGCGTCGAAATCGAGCGTCTCGGCGGCGGCGGCAGCCTCCGCCCAGTCGGTTACGAGTGCCACGCGTGCATCGGGGAAGCCGAGGGCATCTGCGTAGTGCTCGGCCATGTCCATGGTGCGCGGGCCGGGATGCTCTCCCACATGGGCAAACCAGTCGACGCGGGTGGCGGCCGTGGCGAAGCGGCGGATGCGCGCCAGAGCCGGCAATTCGCTTTCCAGCTCTTCCAGCTCGGTGCCGGAGGGCAGGTCCTCTTCGTCGAAATCTGCTGTCATGTCCGCCGGGGTGCCGCGTGGGGAAGGGAAGGCATCATGGCCGGTTCTTAGCGCGGGGCAAGGGCAAAGGCCAGATGGGGGCGGTGCGGGTCCAGCGGTGTTTGCCGATCGTCCGGAGGGCTGATCAAGCGGGTCTTGTGCGGACGGGTGGCAGGGCAGTGTTGTGGAGCGCGCAAAAGAGAAGCCCCCGGTTGCGGGGACAACCGGGGGCCGCGCGTGTCGCGCTCTTTTGGCGCCGAGAGGGGGATCACCAGCGCCTAAGCGGGGCTTAGCGAACCTTCCGGTGAACGAGCGGGGGGGCAACGCTCAACCGGGACTTGTGGCTCGTGCCCGCTGATGGTCAAGAAGTAGGACCAGAATTCATGCCGTTCAACGCCATTCATTCAATTTCGTGAAGCAAAGATGAATTGTTTGCCCCATTTTGGGCTAAACGCTCATGGATTCCGCACGCGGATAAGTGTGGATGAATGATCATTCACGATTGTTTCAGCCGGATAATCCAGCACTTCTGCGCATTTCAGTGGTTAACAGGAGCGCTGTTCAGCCCTAGTTCTGGCGGCCGCGCAGGGTTGAGCTTTCCGAGTGCAGTTCGAATAGCTCGCCGTCCAGGGTGGCCGGATAGCCGATCTCGGTCAGTGACACCGTGGTCCGGAGGCCCTGGCTGTCGGTGACGATCCAGCGCTGCAATTCCGGATCAGCGCCTGTGAAGATCATGGTCACATGGCCGAGTTCAGGCGCCTCGGGGTCCTCGATGGTGAGGGCCAGCGTGCCGGCCCGGCTGTCGACGCCGATGACCCGCGCATCGCGGGTGATGTCTACCTCGCGGCCCAGCAGCACCTTGAGGGGCGTCCCGTCCAGGGGCAGCTCGTTGGTGACGAAGCTGCCTTCCTTGATCATCAGCTTCTGGCCGCGGGCCACGACCACCAGCTCTTCTTCGTCATAGTCGAAGCGGGCCCGGCCGGGACGCGCCAGATAGAACGACCCCTCGCTCAGCACGCCGTCCGGGTTGATCTGCAGGAAGCGGCCGGACATGTAGCGCAGCTTGTTGAGATAGGAATTGACCCGGGCCACCTCGGCCTTCTGCGCGGCATCGAGTACCAGGGGCTCGCGGCTGACGATCTGGGCTACGGCAGGGGCGATCAGCGCCGGCGCCGCGGCAAGGCCAAGGCAGATGGTCACGGCGGCAAACAGGGAGCGATACATAAGCGGCTCTTTGGTCAGATTGGTCGAGCGGGAACAACACGCGGGCACCGGGGTGGTTTCATGGCGCCTGCCATTGGCGGCTCGCGTGCCGGACATTCCGCCCGGTCCTGCTCCCCCTCGGTCTCATGGGGGCCCACTGTCGCGCGGGCGGATTGAACCTAGCCTGAACAGCAATTCAGGCAAAATGACGGTTCGCTTACGGGATGCGCCGCGAAAGGCCGAAACCCGGGCCGGTGTGGATCAGTAAGCGTGATCGCCCGAGCCGATTTCGCCAATCAGCACTTCGCGTTTGCCCGCATGGTTGGGGGCGGAGACGATGCCTTCCTCTTCCATGCGCTCGATGATCCGGGCAGCGCGGTTATAGCCGATCTGCAGCTTTCGCTGAATGTAGCTGGTCGAGGCCCGCTTGTCGGAGGCAACAACGGCGATGGCCTTGTCGTAGAGCTCGTCGCCTGATCCATCTTCCACACCTGTGCCGAACAGGCTGTCGCCGCCATCTTCCGGCTCGGCGGTGATCTGCTCCAGATATTGCGGTGCGCCCTGTTCCTTGAGGAAGCGCACCACCTGTTCGACCTCGTCGTCCGACACGAAGGGGCCGTGCACGCGGCGGATGCGGCCGCCGCCGGCCATGAACAGCATGTCGCCCTGACCGAGGAGCTGTTCGGCGCCCTGTTCGCCCAGAATGGTGCGGCTGTCGATCTTGGAGGTGACCTGGAAGGAGATGCGGGTGGGGAAGTTGGCCTTGATGGTGCCGGTGATGACATCCACCGAGGGGCGCTGGGTGGCGGTGATCATGTGGATGCCTGCCGCGCGCGCCATTTGTGCCAGGCGCTGGACGGCGCCTTCGATCTCCTTGCCGGCGACCATCATCAGGTCGGCCATTTCGTCGACCACCACCACGATGAAGGGCATGGGGGTGGGCTCCATCTCCTCGTCCTCATAGACGGGGGAGCCGGTCTCGGGGTCGAAGCCCGTCTGCACGGTGCGGGTCAGCATCTCGCCGTCTTCCAGCGCTTCGGCGACCCGGTTGTTGTAGCCCTCGATGTTGCGCACACCGAGCTTGGCCATGGTCTTGTAGCGGTCCTCCATTTCGCGGACGACCCATTTGAGCGCCACCACGGCCTTCTTCGGATCGGTCACGACGGGGGAGAGGAGGTGCGGAATACCGTCGTATACGGACAATTCCAGCATCTTCGGATCGATCAGGATCAGCTTGCACTTGTCCGGCGGCAGCCGGTAGAGCAGCGACAGGATCATGGTGTTGATGCCCACCGACTTGCCCGAGCCGGTGGTACCGGCAATCAGAAGATGGGGCATGCGGGCGAGGTCGCTGATCACGGCTTCGCCGGAGATGTCCTTGCCCAGGGCAAGACCCAGATTGGTGGACGTGGCTTCGTAGTCAGCGGAGGACAGGAGTTCGCGCAGGAACACGGTCTCGCGCTTGGCGTTGGGCAGCTCGATGCCGATGACGTTGCGGCCCGGCACAACGGCTACGCGAGCGGACACGGCGCTCATGGAGCGGGCAATGTCGTCTGCAAGGCCGATCACGCGGCTGGACTTGATGCCCGGCGCGGGCTGCAGCTCATACATGGTGACGACGGGTCCGGGGCGCACCTCGATGATCTCGCCACGAATGCCGAAATCCTCCAGCACCCCTTCAAGGATGCGCGCATTCTGTTGCAGGGCCTCGTCGGAGATGAGTTCGGTCTGGCCTTCCTTGGGCGGGGTAAGCAGCCCCAGCGGCGGCAGCTCGTAGTCTTCGCTGGGGACGAGGTCCAGGGTCGGCTGGCGTTCGGCTGCGGCGCGTTTGCTTTCGCGCTTCGGCTTGGTGATGCGGGTCACCCGTTTTGGCGCCGTGCCTGACGCATCCGGTCCGGCGATGCCCACGGGGGCCCGAGTGACCGGCGTGTCGTCCTCGCGCTGACGCTGGCCGAAGACGGGTTCGCGCCGGCGCTCTTCGTAATAGTCGTCGTCGTCCACCTCGCGGCGGCGGAAGGGGCTGGTGATCCAGTCACCGGCGGTGAGGGCGGCACCTGCGGCAGCATGGGTCAGAGGGCGGGCACGCCAGGCGGCTTCGCGGGTCAAGGCCACGGCCCAGGGCGCTGCCTGGGCCACCTGCTCCACGGTCACGGGCATGGCCCAGCCGGCGAGTACCAGCCCGGCGGCACCGGCAAGCAGCGCGATGACGGGTGCGACAACATCCCCGGCGACGGCATTGGTGGCCGAGAGCAGCAGCGCACCCGCCGCGCCGCCCGCGCCGGATAGGATGGAGAGGTCAAACAGGGACGTGGCGAAGGCCAGGCCGAGGGTTGCACCGATGACGGCCAGAAGCCTGAGGCCGATGCGCTCGATCTCCAGATGGATCAGCAGGCGGGTGCCCCAGACCGCGAGGATGATTACGGGAACAGCGGCTGCGAGGCCCACCGCCTGCAGCATCAGGTCAGCCGCGAGTGCGCCATCGGTGCCGAGCCAATTTTGCGGCTCAACGGTGGTGGCGTGGTTGAGGCTTGGATCGGCCGGGTTCCAGGAAGCCAGGGCCAGGGCGGCCCATCCGGCGGCAAACAGGGCGGCGATGCCCATCGCTTCGTTGGTGCGGTCGCGCAGGAAGTCGC
The sequence above is drawn from the Pyruvatibacter mobilis genome and encodes:
- a CDS encoding DUF3576 domain-containing protein encodes the protein MKKLVSLAVTCVLTLGIAACAGSEGEQRYPTEKPGGKSDPFGNSRAVTEPGIFGEGGLFSLGSGGDGGNGNGIGVNSFLWRASLDTTSFMPLASADPFGGVIITDWYTAPEAPAERFKMTIYILDTRLRADGVKVSVFKQQQTPDGTGWADAAVTPGTSAQLENAILIRARQLRIDTLAAEE
- a CDS encoding porin, producing MKKLLGTTALVAAAFATAPAMAADKIKMKVGGYFVGAIAAVFDADLGAGGATDERTIRFAREAEIHFKGSTTLDNGVEVGVKFELEGGDDQSGAGSPNAAATFDNLDEAYIWVEGAFGEFQFGDQDGVGDQMPIVAPSPFLEHFANDTDLDPIGGVFDGGINTVPDFSGDSTKIIYFTPRLAGFQAGLSFAPERSELSGDETYSDAISGDDTYENIFEAGLTWEYGFNGVDLGASFVYVTAEDNGIGVNDVDDWAVGASVGFAGFTVGGAYGEKESASSGNEEYKAWDIGVTYGTGPWTFGVEYAAADRDENNALLGVQEIDDTAIIGGVAYSLGGGANVSLGYKYGEGDANNREGSALFTEFGVKF
- a CDS encoding thiamine phosphate synthase — protein: MTDEMAQGLAADLAHLIPAGSILCLRDYDHPDRAALAKDLARICRKQSLRLLIGGDVDLALEVNAFGVHVPEGLWRGRRGQIRKARAGGLRVTTAVHSSAAARAVMSGPLVADAVTLSPVFETKSHPGAHTLGPLGLSKLLQEVAPLPAYALGGIHTGNARHAMACAGSWPNLVGVAGIRFQP
- a CDS encoding YggS family pyridoxal phosphate-dependent enzyme, which encodes MSTDPKTSAAGGLDIVRTQIAKAALRAGRSANDITLVAVSKTFPVEHIRPVLEAGQRVFGENRVQDAQQKWPTLRNDCPDAHVHLIGPLQSNKAKDAVALFDAIHSVDRPKIARVLAEEMDRQDRRPDVFLQINTGEEPQKAGMLPADADDFIQSCVEEHGLPVRGLMCIPPADENPALHFALLAKIAARNGLNGLSMGMSGDFETAIEQGATHVRVGSAIFGSRG
- a CDS encoding L,D-transpeptidase family protein — encoded protein: MRIDVRQRGPKPHHGVLTIGQLVLPCALGRNGIVVNGVEGDGATPAGSYPLRRILYRPDRRDHPDTELSCVPIGPRDGWCDAPGDPAYNRPVRLPYPASCEKLRRKDRLYDTIVVLGHNDDPVTPGLGSAIFMHVAREDFRPTLGCVALSPDDLNRVLALADRRSTITIHPPKG
- a CDS encoding response regulator transcription factor → MSNIRKILLVDDDDALRDSLAEQLDLHQEFEVTSCDKGADAVKLAKDAHVDLILLDVGLPDMDGREVCRLLRSQGVKCPIVMLTGHDSDADTILGLDSGANDYVTKPFRFGVLLARIRAQLRQHEQSEDAVFKIGPYTFKPAAKLLLEEEANKKVRLTEKETSILKYLYRSGDRVVGRDVLLHEVWGYNAGVTTHTLETHIYRLRQKIEADPSNAEILVTETGGYRLVP
- a CDS encoding acyl-CoA thioesterase; its protein translation is MAEHEWDHPDPFVTPFKVTDADIDDFGHVNNAVYVRWINDGAWAHSKSLGLDFDSYRRLDAGVVVVRHEIDYISSAMPGETALVATWVSSNDRRLRLSRRFQIRDEASGRTLARARTGFAIIKLSTGRACRMPQEFADGYPIMWPCD
- a CDS encoding Crp/Fnr family transcriptional regulator codes for the protein MTDSISANGRPAALPLEELVAALARSPLFAAVELPQLRLLAFSAEERRYEAGVRIAGPDAVDAPAFLISAGRVRFDPARDGRQEAGPGALINAAGAMSHAPLTYTITAHVDVRLLLITPQLVARLIGEYPEMGRAMLRSLGQDLRGLARQLRAETASATSAAAGTALGAASNPQPGAGSR
- a CDS encoding PaaI family thioesterase — encoded protein: MASARETGEWPPNIKAIFKRPAPASAYLGLEVVDCDVEAGTVELAFNASDQLCNLWGGIHGGMVAAMMDDILAIAVGLTLEWGQISPTLEMKVSMLSVAKPGRLTGRGRVLRRGKSVVFVEGELLDAEGTLLAKGSSTCTLVTLKKKDDRAADKKAGNKAGKKDGAAETAA